In Rothia mucilaginosa, one genomic interval encodes:
- a CDS encoding DUF4253 domain-containing protein: MAELYERFVALYPYPHERIRHGAPRAELNRRYLEHLYEGKNRGTTPIVVALDPTLLGTIENNVSLRTSTPVQNITADTIKRYAHDLITDHHRYLDQVGVEIAAHEAFRHLNESTYLQTYRLLMENGELGEDDIAMPLKAEYPFELTAGIINEKVKATDIDSAAELLIMDLPLWDASGVFAYLPFGGWDSSPSPEAMLSIARYWFERDDAYPAVIASDFIEFYTPVPVTTRRDAEILAVEHTMVSSAMPVRVYRGFDKLVEALYGQHDWYLWWEQLPAALLIETP, from the coding sequence ATGGCAGAGCTCTATGAGCGCTTCGTCGCCTTGTATCCCTACCCACACGAGCGAATCCGCCACGGCGCCCCACGAGCCGAACTTAACCGGCGATACCTCGAACACCTTTACGAGGGCAAGAACCGGGGAACAACCCCCATCGTGGTTGCCCTCGACCCGACCCTGCTCGGAACTATTGAGAATAACGTCTCCCTGCGTACTTCAACGCCCGTGCAGAACATCACCGCCGACACCATCAAGCGGTACGCACACGACCTCATCACCGACCATCACCGTTACCTGGACCAGGTCGGTGTAGAAATTGCCGCGCACGAGGCGTTCCGGCACCTGAACGAGAGCACCTACCTGCAGACCTACCGCCTCCTCATGGAAAACGGCGAACTCGGTGAAGACGATATCGCTATGCCGCTGAAAGCGGAGTACCCCTTCGAACTGACCGCAGGCATTATCAATGAGAAGGTCAAAGCCACCGACATTGACAGCGCCGCGGAACTGCTCATCATGGACCTGCCGCTGTGGGATGCTTCCGGGGTGTTCGCCTACCTGCCTTTCGGCGGGTGGGACTCCAGCCCCAGCCCCGAGGCGATGCTGTCCATTGCCCGCTACTGGTTTGAACGCGACGACGCCTACCCGGCTGTTATCGCCTCGGACTTTATCGAGTTCTACACGCCTGTACCGGTCACAACCCGCCGCGACGCAGAGATCCTGGCGGTTGAGCATACGATGGTTTCCTCGGCGATGCCGGTGCGTGTCTACCGCGGCTTCGACAAGCTTGTGGAGGCGCTCTACGGCCAGCACGACTGGTACCTGTGGTGGGAGCAGCTGCCGGCGGCGCTCCTCATTGAAACGCCCTAA
- a CDS encoding HD domain-containing protein: MSNNYYKEMVRLADSIADKAHEGQTDRNGWPYISHPRRVALGVRKLASELAAATHPDISLEELKAEAQIVALLHDTVEDTGVSLAFLARHFSARIVDAIEALTRRPGESRESYLSRVRVNDLARLVKLADIADNTDPQRLALLEEPTRTCLMIKYEHSLKLLHLND, encoded by the coding sequence ATGTCGAATAACTACTACAAAGAGATGGTTCGCCTGGCTGACAGCATCGCTGATAAGGCGCATGAGGGGCAGACTGATCGTAACGGCTGGCCCTATATCTCCCATCCCCGCCGTGTGGCTCTTGGGGTGCGTAAGCTTGCTAGTGAGTTGGCTGCCGCAACTCACCCTGATATCTCTTTGGAGGAGCTGAAGGCTGAAGCGCAGATTGTGGCGCTGCTGCATGACACGGTGGAGGATACCGGCGTTTCTCTCGCTTTCTTGGCGCGTCATTTCTCGGCGCGTATTGTGGATGCGATTGAGGCTTTGACCCGCCGCCCGGGTGAGTCGCGTGAGTCGTATCTGAGCCGGGTGCGTGTGAATGATTTGGCTCGTCTGGTGAAGCTTGCCGATATTGCGGATAATACTGACCCGCAGCGTTTGGCTCTTCTGGAGGAACCGACTCGAACCTGCCTCATGATTAAGTATGAGCACTCGCTGAAGCTGCTGCACCTGAACGACTAG
- a CDS encoding metal-sulfur cluster assembly factor, with protein MTETVQGRVPQEEIEEALKEVIDPELGVNIVDLGLLYGLRWDEDGTLILDLTLTTAACPLQEVIEEQVQANLDNLVDSWRVNWVWMPPWGPERITEDGRDMMRALGFNI; from the coding sequence ATGACTGAGACTGTGCAGGGTCGTGTTCCTCAGGAAGAGATTGAGGAAGCCCTCAAGGAGGTTATTGACCCGGAGCTTGGCGTCAATATTGTTGACCTCGGTCTGCTCTACGGTCTGCGCTGGGATGAGGATGGAACCCTCATTCTGGACCTGACTCTGACTACTGCGGCGTGCCCGCTGCAGGAGGTTATTGAGGAGCAGGTTCAGGCTAACCTGGATAACCTGGTTGATTCTTGGCGTGTGAACTGGGTTTGGATGCCGCCGTGGGGCCCGGAGCGTATTACTGAGGACGGCCGCGATATGATGCGCGCGCTGGGCTTCAACATCTAA
- the sufC gene encoding Fe-S cluster assembly ATPase SufC: protein MSTLEIKDLHVSVILDDETTKPILKGVNLTINSGEIHAIMGPNGSGKSTLASTIAGHPKYQVDSGQILLDGEDITEMSVDERARAGLFLAMQYPVEIPGVTMSNFLRSAKTAVDGKAPSLRTWTKDVKEAMKNLEIDPDFIARNVNEGFSGGEKKRHEILQLELLKPKFGILDETDSGLDVDALKIVSEGVNRAHEANDMGVMLITHYTRILRYIKPQFVHVFVDGKMVDQGGPELADRLEEEGYVAYVGKK, encoded by the coding sequence ATGTCTACTCTTGAAATCAAGGACCTTCACGTCTCGGTTATCCTCGACGACGAAACCACCAAGCCCATCCTGAAGGGCGTTAACCTGACCATCAACTCGGGCGAGATTCACGCAATCATGGGCCCGAACGGTTCCGGTAAGTCCACTCTGGCTTCCACCATTGCTGGCCACCCCAAGTACCAGGTTGACTCCGGTCAGATTCTGCTCGACGGTGAGGACATCACCGAGATGAGCGTGGACGAGCGTGCACGCGCAGGCCTGTTCCTGGCTATGCAGTACCCGGTGGAGATCCCTGGCGTGACCATGTCCAACTTCCTGCGTTCCGCTAAGACCGCTGTGGACGGCAAGGCTCCCTCCCTGCGTACCTGGACCAAGGACGTTAAGGAAGCCATGAAGAACCTGGAGATTGACCCCGACTTCATCGCACGTAACGTGAACGAGGGCTTCTCCGGTGGTGAGAAGAAGCGCCACGAGATTCTTCAGCTGGAGCTGCTCAAGCCCAAGTTCGGCATCCTGGATGAGACCGACTCCGGTCTGGACGTTGACGCACTGAAGATCGTGTCTGAGGGCGTGAACCGTGCGCATGAGGCGAACGATATGGGCGTCATGCTGATTACCCACTACACCCGCATCCTGCGCTACATCAAGCCGCAGTTCGTGCACGTGTTCGTGGACGGCAAGATGGTTGACCAGGGCGGCCCCGAGCTGGCTGACCGCCTGGAAGAAGAGGGCTACGTAGCTTACGTGGGTAAGAAGTAA
- the sufD gene encoding Fe-S cluster assembly protein SufD: MPTNEETLGYHSPIIPGMDQEGEKLATEFAHDDTLYRATEAHHQGSNPNNIQKVLEASRAERKTSYNVEDFAPLTGREEDWRFTPLKRLGGLHLEKLTGTAPAPQITAPEQVQVETVSREDARIGSAGIPEDRVAANAWSSFTEATVVTIPAEAELAEHVEIDITGTGNEPAAQHIVIEAKPFSKAVVVLRHTGSTVLAQNVEFVVNDEAELNVVSVQQWADDAIHASAHYAKLGRNARFKHVVVSLGGDLVRVTPSTKFTAPGAETEMYGLYFVDAGQHIESRLFVDHSVPNCKSRVTYKGALQGKGAHSVWVGDVLIGKDAEGTDTYELNRNLLLEVGPRADSVPNLEIETGLIEGAGHASTTGQLDEQHLWYLQARGIPEAEARRLVVRGFLNEIIQQIRVPELEEQLTEALEAELALSNN, translated from the coding sequence ATGCCGACCAACGAAGAAACCCTGGGTTACCACTCCCCGATCATCCCCGGTATGGACCAGGAGGGCGAGAAGCTCGCCACCGAGTTCGCCCACGATGACACCCTGTACCGTGCCACCGAGGCACACCACCAGGGCTCCAACCCGAACAACATCCAGAAGGTACTCGAAGCATCCCGTGCAGAGCGTAAGACCTCCTACAACGTGGAGGACTTCGCACCCCTGACCGGTCGTGAAGAGGACTGGCGCTTCACCCCGCTGAAGCGTCTGGGCGGCCTGCACCTGGAGAAGCTGACCGGCACCGCACCGGCACCGCAGATTACTGCACCCGAGCAGGTTCAGGTTGAGACCGTCTCCCGCGAGGATGCACGCATCGGCTCCGCAGGTATCCCCGAGGACCGTGTGGCAGCGAACGCGTGGTCCAGCTTCACCGAAGCAACCGTGGTGACCATCCCCGCCGAAGCTGAACTGGCTGAGCACGTGGAAATCGACATCACCGGCACCGGCAACGAGCCTGCCGCACAGCACATCGTGATTGAGGCTAAGCCTTTCTCGAAGGCTGTCGTGGTTCTGCGCCACACCGGCTCCACCGTCCTGGCACAGAATGTTGAGTTCGTGGTGAACGACGAGGCTGAGCTGAACGTTGTTTCCGTGCAGCAGTGGGCTGACGACGCAATCCACGCCTCCGCACACTACGCTAAGCTGGGCCGCAACGCACGCTTCAAGCACGTTGTGGTGTCCCTCGGCGGCGACCTGGTGCGCGTGACCCCCTCCACCAAGTTCACCGCTCCCGGCGCTGAGACTGAAATGTACGGCCTGTACTTCGTAGACGCCGGCCAGCACATTGAGTCCCGCCTGTTCGTGGACCACTCCGTACCCAACTGCAAGTCCCGCGTGACCTACAAGGGCGCACTGCAGGGTAAGGGTGCGCACTCCGTATGGGTTGGTGACGTTCTGATTGGTAAGGATGCAGAAGGCACCGACACCTACGAGCTGAACCGTAACCTGCTGCTGGAAGTTGGCCCCCGTGCCGACTCCGTGCCGAACCTGGAGATTGAGACCGGCCTGATTGAGGGCGCCGGCCACGCATCCACCACCGGCCAGCTCGATGAGCAGCACCTGTGGTACCTGCAGGCTCGCGGTATTCCGGAGGCTGAGGCACGCCGTCTGGTCGTGCGCGGCTTCCTGAACGAGATCATTCAGCAGATTCGTGTTCCCGAACTTGAAGAGCAGCTCACCGAGGCCCTTGAGGCAGAGCTCGCCCTCAGCAACAACTAA